Within Anthonomus grandis grandis chromosome 19, icAntGran1.3, whole genome shotgun sequence, the genomic segment TTATTAGTGAGGCCGAAGGCATTTTGAACAGTAAACAGAGTGAGCTGCTTGGAGAGAAGTAGTGAGAGTGGTGCCGTAGGTTTAAGTTGAAAATTGTAATGATGGAATAAATGATTGTTAGGAATTGCGTTTTTTTACTCTCAAATACATCCTCGGGACATACGCTTTATTGCTGTGAAGAAATtgtgaaaatatcttaagtggttCGTGAGTTATACTCGAATATGTTCATGGTTCATTGTGCGTTCCAAAAACCTGAAATTTGGTGGGTCTTGTACCCTGGTGGACAAAAATGGCTCTAACTCAGTGAGTTGTTGGGGTACCAGAAgcgttcatatatgaaaatattgtgtaataaatttgctttctttggctcaaattcttttaagaatagttcaattatttcatgagaatattcccgaaaaagttaatatttgttaagaaaattgccaaaaaataaTGCTCCAACAAAAACTAACTTAATTACGCAAATCTTTAATCCAAAATGACGTTTTTAGCCTCAAATCCATCTTCAGAAGCTCAGCTTTATTACTGtgaagaaattatgaaaatatcttaagtggttCGTGAGTTATGCTCAAATATGTTGACGGTTCATTGTGCGTtccaaaaatctgaaatttggTGGGTCTTGGACCCTGGTGGATAAAATTGGCTCTAACTCGGTGAGTtgttgaggtacaaaaaacgttcatatatgaaaatattgtgtaataaatttgctttctttggctttaaattcttttaagaataatttaattattttatgagaatattcccgaaaaagttaatatttgttaagaaaattgacaaaaaataatgCTCCAACCAAAACTGACTTAATTACGCAAATCTTTAAgccaaaatgacatttttagcctcaaatccatcttcaggaCCTCGGTTTTAttactgtgaaaaaattatgaaaacatCTTAAGTGGTTCAGAAGTTATGCTCAATTATGTTGACGGTTCATTGTGCGTTCCAAAAACCTGAAATTTGGTGGGTCTTGGACCCTGGTGGATAAAATTGGCTCTAACTCGGTGAGTtgttgaggtacaaaaaacgttcatatatgaaaatattgtgtaataaatttgctttctttgactttaaattcttttaagaataatttaattattttatgagaatattcccgaaaaagttaatatttgttaagaaaattgacaaaaaataatgCTCCAACCAAAACTGACTTAATTACGCAAATCTTTAAgccaaaatgacatttttagcctcaaatccatcttcaggaCCTCGGTTTTAttactgtgaaaaaattatgaaaacatCTTAAGTGGTTCAGAAGTTATGCTCAATTATGTTGACGGTTCATTGTGCGTTCCAAAAACCTGAAATTGGTGGGTCTTGGACCCTGATGGATAAAATTGGCTCTAACTCGGTGAGTTGatgaggtacaaaaaacgttcaTATCTGAAATTATTGGGTAAGGAACGTTCTTTTTCAGGAATATTTCCAATAGTTTATGAGAAAAATCCAAAAAGCTACAAAAAATTACGAGGAAAATTGGCAAATATAATGCCCAACCAAAACGGCTCTATTTACGCCAATGTTTTACCTAGAATGACGTATTTACTCTTTAATTCATCCTTAGGAGTTTCACTTTATTGCTgcgaaaaaattatgaaaatacctTAAGTGGTTCATAAGCCTGAAATTTGGTGGGTCCTAGACCCTAATGGACAAAAATGGCTCTAACTCGATGAGTTGgtgaggtacaaaaaacgtttatatatgaaattattgggtaAGAAACGTTCTTTTTTTAgctaaaattcttttaagaCTACTTTCAGCAGTTTGTGAGAAATATCCCGAGAACTATTAAAATGTACTGGGaaaattggcaaaaataatGCCGCAACCAAAACTGCTCTATCCACGCAAATCTTCAAcccaaaatgatgtttttacctcCACATTAATCCTCAAGAACTTGAGGTTATTActgtaaagaaaatataaaaatatcttcagtAGTGCATGAGTTATTAAATCCTGAtattgtattgtgttttaaaagttttatatttggtGGATCTTGGAGCCTGATGGACAAAACTGGTTCTAGCTTAGTCAATTGTTGAGGTATAAGAAACGTTCACATATGAAAATATTCGGTAAGAAATATTCTTTCTTTGTATagaattcttttaataatattctaaatatttggTGCGAATTTTCTCAGAAATGATAAAATCTGCAAAAATAATGCGCTAACCAAAACTGCCCTAACTACATAAATCTTTAACTTAGAATTACGTTTTTGAACTAAAATCCATCCTTAGGAACTTGGCTTGATTGGTGtgaagaaattatgaaaatattgtaaGTGATTCCCAAATTATGTCTTAAAATATgtgctaataaataaaaatcttgatattgCACTATGTGTTTCAAAAGCCAAATTTGGTGGGTCTTGGACCCTGGTGAACAAAAATGGCTCTAACTCAGTGAGTtgttgaggtacaaaaaacgttcaTACATGAAAATATTGGGTAAGAAACATTCTTTCTTTGGCTTAaatccttttaagaatattggtattattttatgagaatattctCAGAAACgataaaaatttagtaaaaggTTTAGCAAAAATAATTCCCCAACCAAAACCCTGCTAAACTAGGCAAATCTCTGACCCAAAATGACGTTTTTAtactcaaattcatcctcaggtgCCAAATTTTATTCATGTAgagaaattatgtaaatatctTAACTGGTTTCCAAGTTATGCCCTAAAATGTGCgctaagaaataaaaatcttgatgatGAATTATGAGttcaagatattcaattttGGTGAGTCTTGGACCTTCGTGGACAAAATTGGCTGTAACTATGTGAGTTGTTGAGGTACAAAAAAGGTTCGTATGTGAAATTATTTGGTAAGAAAGTTTCTTTCTTTGGCtaacattcttttaaaaatattcccatTATTTCGTGAGAATATTcgcaaaaaccataaaaatttgataagaGGATTAGCAAAAATAATTCCCCAACCAAAACCGTCCTAAACTAGGCAAATCTCTGACCCAAAATGACGTTTTTAtactcaaattcatcctcaggaactTCGGTTCgttggtttaaaaaattaggaaaatatctttaagttatgcttaaaaTGCCATAAGAATTCAAGCCTGAAGATTTCAAAGCCACCTATAACCACATTTTGAGGATTTCAAATGCCCTTCACCTATACCCTTCACTCAAAGTGACAATGAAGGCCTGAAAGAAGAGTGATTTTTTTATCTAGATTTTTCCAGAATTAAAAATAGGCCGTCAAAATGTACGTGGCTTAAGAACTAAGGTCCATGAGTTGTACACTATAGTTATGGTTGATAGCAGTGTGTAAAGAAGGCGAGAGATAACCAAAAAACCGACTTAATGATcgataagtattttaaattccttaatcaacatctttaaataaataattcatggcaatatatttaattaattgcaaTTAGAATTTACCGAAGAGCAGGATGATCACCTGCAACTACAAACAACTAAAAATCTAATGACGTAAAAAAGACTTACCGCATTGGCTGAAAAGCCTCTTCTCATTTTTCTTCTTGACCttctgcaaaaaaaagaaaaaacataaattatactTAGAAGTTTTTACATctattcaattaatttaattagaatattttattgtaagaaatgggaaaaaaagtttttttttaaaaaatactgaaaatgcCTAAAACAATAAGAAAATCACCGATAAATTAAACCATTACTTCAATTTAtaggcaaaataaataaaaattgcttcaattgcctggaaaatatgatgaaacacctaaaaaaatgaaaactacCAGCGCAATGTGTTcgtaaaaatatctttaactccctaaaatatattgaaaatagcTTCAGCTCTTTGAAAtgaattaaacaataattgaattgtctggaaaatatttaaaactttaatggcctgaaaaaaacaggaaattactgtacgcaaaatattgaaaataacttCAACAGTCTGGAAAAACTTAAAGAGTACTTTAGATGCCTTGAAAACGACAAAAATAGCTTCAACTGCttcaagaaaataattgaaagttACTgtgattttccagaaaatattaaaaataaattcaattatttcgaaaatattgaacaTCGCCTCAACTGCTCTAGAGATGTTGAAAACTACTGAGTTatatgagaaaagtatagatacagaaactatagatttttttatcacctattattttcttaaattgcatttttctctcaggcaattattttctgccaaaaaaaaaaaacgtttttcatcaACCCTaaggcacattctaaatctggagtaggatattttagaagttatcgaagaacaacctggaattagtACTAGAacaattgcagcgcgatttggaatatcgcaatctacaagttggcaaattttaaggcacgagtcgctgtacccgtttcatgtgcagagggtacaagctctacttccaagagatttgtCGCTTCaagtacacttttgtgagtggttgttacatcaccagcagttaagcccaaactttaccatgaacattttagttacggatgaggcaaattttacgcgcaatggaattttcaactttcacaacactcattactgggctttggaaaatccgcatattacacggagaacatacttaaaaaaaaaagaattcgtTAAAAATGTATCTTTGAGGTCCACCACGAGCTCTATAGAGTCGATCGTGGTCCAGGTGGACGGGACGGATCATAAACTGCAAGAACTCGCCCAAATAATCCGGAAAAACCCGAAAACGATCGTCGTCAATTTCACCAATTTCCCGCAAGTTATCCCGGCCGCCCTAAAAGCTCTCGCAAAATCCGGGATGAATTTGAACCCGCAACAGGACGGCACCACCTTGTTTATCCCGATTCCTAAGTAACTTCTGAGGTTCTTTAAGGGTTTTTAGGgttaatttatggttttttagggtCACCAAAGAGCATCGGGAACAACTGTCGAAAAATGCCAAACAGTTGTTTGTTAAATGCAAAGATTCCGTGCGGGATGTACAGGTGAAGCATATAAAGCAAATCAAGAGGCAAGAGAAACTCTCGGAGGATTTAGCGAGGAGTGCGGAGCAGCAAATAATCGCGATTGCCGATCAGTTTATTAGTGAGGCCGAAGGCATTTTGAACAGTAAACAGAGTGAGCTGCTTGGAGAGAAGTAGTGAGAGTGGTGCCGTAGGTTTAAGTTGAAAATTGTAATGATGGAATAAATGATTGTTAGGAATTGCGTTTTTTTACTCTCAAATACATCCTCGGGACATACGCTTTATTGCTGTGAAGAAATtgtgaaaatatcttaagtggttCGTGAGTTATACTCGAATATGTTCATGGTTCATTGTGCGTTCCAAAAACCTGAAATTTGGTGGGTCTTGTACCCTGGTGGACAAAAATGGCTCTAACTCAGTGAGTTGTTGGGGTACCAGAAgcgttcatatatgaaaatattgtgtaataaatttgctttctttggctcaaattcttttaagaatagttcaattatttcatgagaatattcccgaaaaagttaatatttgttaagaaaattgccaaaaaataaTGCTCCAACAAAAACTAACTTAATTACGCAAATCTTTAATCCAAAATGACGTTTTTAGCCTCAAATCCATCTTCAGAAGCTCAGCTTTATTACTGtgaagaaattatgaaaatatcttaagtggttCGTGAGTTATGCTCAAATATGTTGACGGTTCATTGTGCGTtccaaaaatctgaaatttggTGGGTCTTGGACCCTGGTGGATAAAATTGGCTCTAACTCGGTGAGTtgttgaggtacaaaaaacgttcatatatgaaaatattgtgtaataaatttgctttctttggctttaaattcttttaagaataatttaattattttatgagaatattcccgaaaaagttaatatttgttaagaaaattgacaaaaaataatgCTCCAACCAAAACTGACTTAATTACGCAAATCTTTAAgccaaaatgacatttttagcctcaaatccatcttcaggaCCTCGGTTTTAttactgtgaaaaaattatgaaaacatCTTAAGTGGTTCAGAAGTTATGCTCAATTATGTTGACGGTTCATTGTGCGTTCCAAAAACCTGAAATTGGTGGGTCTTGGACCCTGATGGATAAAATTGGCTCTAACTCGGTGAGTTGatgaggtacaaaaaacgttcaTATCTGAAATTATTGGGTAAGGAACGTTCTTTTTCAGGAATATTTCCAATAGTTTATGAGAAAAATCCAAAAAGCTACAAAAAATTACGAGGAAAATTGGCAAATATAATGCCCAACCAAAACGGCTCTATTTACGCCAATGTTTTACCTAGAATGACGTATTTACTCTTTAATTCATCCTTAGGAGTTTCACTTTATTGCTgcgaaaaaattatgaaaatacctTAAGTGGTTCATAAGCCTGAAATTTGGTGGGTCCTAGACCCTAATGGACAAAAATGGCTCTAACTCGATGAGTTGgtgaggtacaaaaaacgtttatatatgaaattattgggtaAGAAACGTTCTTTTTTTAgctaaaattcttttaagaCTACTTTCAGCAGTTTGTGAGAAATATCCCGAGAACTATTAAAATGTACTGGGaaaattggcaaaaataatGCCGCAACCAAAACTGCTCTATCCACGCAAATCTTCAAcccaaaatgatgtttttacctcCACATTAATCCTCAAGAACTTGAGGTTATTActgtaaagaaaatataaaaatatcttcagtAGTGCATGAGTTATTAAATCCTGAtattgtattgtgttttaaaagttttatatttggtGGATCTTGGAGCCTGATGGACAAAACTGGTTCTAGCTTAGTCAATTGTTGAGGTATAAGAAACGTTCACATATGAAAATATTCGGTAAGAAATATTCTTTCTTTGTATagaattcttttaataatattctaaatatttggTGCGAATTTTCTCAGAAATGATAAAATCTGCAAAAATAATGCGCTAACCAAAACTGCCCTAACTACATAAATCTTTAACTTAGAATTACGTTTTTGAACTAAAATCCATCCTTAGGAACTTGGCTTGATTGGTGtgaagaaattatgaaaatattgtaaGTGATTCCCAAATTATGTCTTAAAATATgtgctaataaataaaaatcttgatattgCACTATGTGTTTCAAAAGCCAAATTTGGTGGGTCTTGGACCCTGGTGAACAAAAATGGCTCTAACTCAGTGAGTtgttgaggtacaaaaaacgttcaTACATGAAAATATTGGGTAAGAAACATTCTTTCTTTGGCTTAaatccttttaagaatattactattatttcataagaatattctcagAAACgataaaaatttagtaaaaggTTTAGCAAAAATAATTCCCCAACCAAAACCCTGCTAAACTAGGCAAATCTCTGACCCAAAATGACGTTTTTAtactcaaattcatcctcaggagcCAAATTTTATTCATgtagaaaaattatgtaaatatctTAACTGGTCTCCAAGTTATGCCCTAAAATGTgcgctaaaaaataaaaatcttgatgatGAATTATGAGttcaagatattcaattttGGTGAGTCTTGGACCTTCGTGGACAAAATTGGCTGTAACTATGTGAGTTGTTGAGGTACAAAAAAGGTTCGTATGTGAAATTATTTGGTAAGAAAGTTTCTTTCTTTGGTTaacattcttttaaaaacattcccATTATTTCGTGAGAATATTcgcaaaaaccataaaaatttgATCAAACCAAAACCCTCCTAAACTAGGCAAATCTCTGACCCAAAATGACGTTTTTAtactcaaattcatcctcaggaactTCGGTTCgttggtttaaaaaattaggaaaatatctttaagttatgcttaaaaTGCCATAAGAATTCAAGCCTGAAGATTTCAAAGCCACCTATAACCACATTTTGAGGATTTCAAATGCCCTTCACCTATACCCTTCACTCAAAGTGACAATGAAGGCCTGAAAGAAGAGTGATTTTTTTATCTAGATTTTTCCAGAATTAAAAATAGGCCGTCAAAATGTACGTGGCTTAAGAACTAAGGTCCATGAGTTGTACACTATAGTTATGGTTGATAGCAGTGTGTAAAGAAGGCGAGAGATAACCAAAAAACCGACTTAATGATcgataagtattttaaattccttaatcaacatcttaaataaataattcatggcaatatatttaattaattgcaaTTAGAATTTACCGAAGAGCAGGATGATCACCTGCAACTACAAACAACTAAAAATCTAATGACGTAAAAAAGACTTACCGCATTGGCTGAAAAGCCTCTTCTCATTTTTCTTCTTGACCttctgcaaaaaaaagaaaaaacataaattatactTAGAAGTTTTTACATctattcaattaatttaattagaatattttattgtaagaaatgggaaaaaaagttttttttttaaaaatactgaaaatgcCTAAAACAATAAGAAAATCACCGATAAATTAAACCATTACTTCAATTTATAGGCAAAATAGGTAAAAattgcttcaattgcctggaaaatatgatgaaacacctaaaaaaatgaaaactacCACAATGTGTccgtaaaaatatctttaactcCCTAAAACATATTGAAAATAGCTTCAGCTCTTTGAAAtgaattaaacaatatttgaattgtctggaaaatatttaaaacagctTTAATGGCCtgaaaaaaacaggaaattactgtacgcaaaatattgaaaatcacTTCAACAGTCTGGAAAAACTTAAAGAGTACTTTAGATGCCTTGAAAACGACAAAAATAGCTTCAACTGCttcaagaaaataattgaaagttACTgtgattttccagaaaatattaaaaataaattcaattatttcgaaaatattgaacaTCGCCTCAACTGCTCTAGAAATGTTGAAAACTACTGAGTTatatgagaaaagtatagatacaaaaactatagattttttatcacctattattttcttaaattgcatttttctctcaggcaattattttctgccaaaaaaaaaacgtttttcatcaACCCTaaggcacattctaaatctggagtaggatattttagaagttatcgaagaacaacctggaattagtACTAGAacaattgcagcgcgatttggaatattgcaatctacaagttggcaaattttaaggcacgagtcgctgtacccgtttcatgtgcagagggtacaagccttacttccaagagatttgtCGCTTCaagtacacttttgtgagtggttgctacatcaccagcagttaagcccaaactttaccatgaacattttagttacggatgagacaaattttacgcgcaatggaattttcaactctcATAACACTCATTATTGGCTTTGGAAAATCTGCATATTATAtggagaacatactttcaacaacgtttttctgtaaatgtatgggctggaattctgaacaggatgctcatcggaccttttattctgTAAAATCGTttggtgctcggtatttagaatttttgcgcaacaatttaccaaTGCTCCGTGAAACtgtgaatctcaacgttaggcagaacatgtggtttcttcatgatggtgctccatCATTTAGATCAtgtgtttcccggacgatggataggccgtgatggtccagttgggtggccccctcgctcgcctgaccttaatccattagactttgatttgtggggtcatatgaaaacaatggtgtatgtaaacgaagttgatactgagcaagagctacgatatcgcataaacgctgccagtgacgcaattcgactacagcctggtttggcccgtgcatgtacgtcttcatggattcgacgagctcaagtctgtatcaaaaataatgaaaacaacttcgaacagttaaatattaacgataaaaccagctgttattcatgcgtattattttggaaaacaatgatttttgaa encodes:
- the LOC126747563 gene encoding ribosome-recycling factor, mitochondrial isoform X5, with amino-acid sequence MFSTTKSLPRIFKYLKSGRNSVLTPMKTIQKVPNCCPLSTATFTSNLTLKHGSYFLISSRSYAKGKDKKKDKGKGKAAKVEINEAELSGIINLENLKNHMQKAIQHMEEDFVKNLSLRSTTSSIESIVVQVDGTDHKLQELAQIIRKNPKTIVVNFTNFPQVIPAALKALAKSGMNLNPQQDGTTLFIPIPKVTKEHREQLSKNAKQLFVKCKDSVRDVQVKHIKQIKRQEKLSEDLARSAEQQIIAIADQFISEAEGILNSKQSELLGEK